The following coding sequences lie in one Catharus ustulatus isolate bCatUst1 chromosome 5, bCatUst1.pri.v2, whole genome shotgun sequence genomic window:
- the FGL1 gene encoding fibrinogen-like protein 1: MKILIMIDFILAASLMDVIDSSDLQKCFQEQIRLQGQVRLLEHHVKQQQLKIIQLLEKKEIQYSDREDENSVIDLRGKRQYSDCAEIYNEGHKQNGFYKIKPTQSPREFLAFCDMSEGGGWTVFQRRSDGSQNFDRDWADYEEGFGNFVSKNGEFWLGNKNLHYLTNQGNYTLRIDLTDFEGERRFAQYARFRVAGEEHSYEMSCGEYTGTAGDSLAGGFHPEVKWWADHRGMKFSTRDRDNDNYEGNCAEEEKAGWWFNRCHSANLNGLYYKGPYTAKTDNGIVWYTWHGWWYSLKSVVMKVRPADFERNIV; this comes from the exons gatttacagaaatgttttcaagagCAGATACGACTTCAGGGCCAGGTGAGGCTTCTGGAACATCAtgtgaaacagcagcagttaAAAATCATACAGCTCTTAGAGAAAAAAGAGATTCAGTACAGTGACAGAGAAGATGAAAACAGTGTCATTGACTTGAGAGGAAAAAGACAGTATTCAG ATTGTGCAGAAATCTACAATGAAGGTCATAAGCAAAACggattttataaaataaaaccaacccaGAGTCCTAGAGAATTCCTTGCATTCTGTGACATGTCTGAAGGAGGTGGCTGGACTGTGTTTCAGAGACGTTCTGATGGCAGCCAGAATTTTGATAG AGACTGGGCTGACTATGAAGAAGGCTTTGGAAATTTTGTTTCGAAAAATGGTGAATTTTGGCTTGGAAACAAAAATCTTCATTATTTGACTAACCAAG ggaattatACTTTAAGAATCGATCTGACTGATTTTGAAGGAGAACGGCGTTTTGCACAGTATGCAAGATTCAGAGTTGCAGGAGAAGag caTTCTTATGAAATGAGTTGTGGTGAATACACTGGTACTGCTGGTGATTCCCTTGCTGGTGGATTTCATCCTGAAGTAAAATGGTGGGCTGATCATCGAGGAATGAAATTCAGTACTAGAGATAGGGATAATGACAACTATGAAGGGAACTgtgctgaagaagaaaaggctgGCTGGTGGTTTAACag GTGTCACTCTGCCAACCTGAATGGTTTGTACTACAAAGGTCCCTACACTGCTAAGACAGACAACGGGATTGTTTGGTACACCTGGCATGGGTGGTGGTATTCCCTAAAATCCGTTGTCATGAAGGTCAGACCTGCAGACTTTGAACGTAATATTGTTTAA